The following proteins are encoded in a genomic region of Galbibacter sp. BG1:
- a CDS encoding DUF58 domain-containing protein, with the protein MKLLKRLYIENRFYYMASAIVVLFLLSFIVEWLFFISKLSLFVFGAFFLFDILLLFIVKKGLLAARITPDKFSNGDINQVSITLENRYDFLIHAKVIDELPEQFQIREFKISKQLKPSEELSFTYDLRPTERGEYHFGKLNVYASSFMGLVSKRYIFSDEIMVPTYPAFLQLKKYDLLAISNQLHQYGIKKIRRIGHTMEFEQIKEYVQGDDLRTINWKATAKKNQLMVNQFQDERSQPVYSVIDKGRVMKMPFNELSLLDYAINASLIISNVILKKQDKAGMFTFSKKVENTVIAERRNSQMQRILETLYNVETDYWESDFGRLYADIKNHINQRSLLFLYTNFETLDALHRQLPYLKGIAKNHLLVVIFFKNTELDVLIKNKANTVEEVYDKVIAEKFAFEKRLIVNELKKYGIYSILTAPENLTIDTINKYLEIKARGLI; encoded by the coding sequence ATGAAGCTTCTCAAACGACTCTACATAGAAAACCGATTTTATTATATGGCATCTGCCATTGTTGTCCTGTTTCTGCTTAGTTTTATTGTAGAATGGCTTTTTTTTATTTCCAAACTGTCCTTATTTGTTTTTGGAGCTTTCTTTTTATTTGATATTCTCCTTCTGTTTATTGTAAAAAAAGGCTTGCTGGCCGCTCGCATTACACCCGATAAGTTTTCAAATGGAGATATTAACCAAGTAAGTATTACACTGGAAAACCGATACGATTTTTTAATTCATGCTAAGGTAATTGACGAGCTTCCGGAGCAATTTCAAATTAGGGAATTTAAAATTTCAAAACAGCTTAAACCTTCCGAAGAACTCAGTTTTACATACGATTTAAGACCTACGGAAAGAGGGGAATACCACTTTGGGAAATTAAATGTTTATGCTTCCAGTTTTATGGGGCTGGTGAGTAAAAGATATATTTTTTCTGATGAAATTATGGTCCCTACGTATCCTGCATTTCTACAATTGAAGAAATACGATTTACTGGCAATTTCCAATCAGTTGCACCAATACGGCATTAAAAAAATCCGAAGAATTGGACATACAATGGAATTTGAGCAAATTAAGGAATATGTACAGGGAGACGATTTGAGAACAATTAATTGGAAGGCGACGGCAAAGAAAAACCAATTAATGGTCAATCAATTTCAAGACGAGCGTTCCCAACCGGTGTATTCGGTAATCGACAAAGGACGGGTTATGAAAATGCCTTTTAACGAACTTAGTCTGCTCGATTATGCCATTAACGCAAGTTTGATAATAAGCAATGTTATTCTTAAAAAACAGGACAAGGCTGGAATGTTTACTTTTTCCAAAAAAGTTGAAAACACCGTTATTGCCGAACGTAGGAATAGCCAAATGCAACGTATTCTGGAAACGCTCTACAATGTGGAGACCGATTATTGGGAAAGCGACTTTGGACGTTTGTACGCCGATATTAAAAACCACATCAACCAACGGAGCCTGCTATTTTTATATACCAATTTTGAAACATTGGATGCCTTGCATAGACAATTGCCTTACTTAAAAGGAATTGCCAAAAACCATTTATTGGTGGTGATATTCTTTAAAAACACTGAATTGGATGTTCTTATAAAAAATAAAGCCAATACCGTGGAAGAGGTTTATGATAAAGTAATTGCAGAAAAGTTCGCTTTTGAAAAAAGGCTTATTGTAAACGAATTAAAGAAATATGGTATTTACTCCATTTTAACCGCTCCAGAAAACCTCACCATCGACACCATAAACAAGTATTTAGAAATAAAAGCTAGGGGACTTATTTAA
- a CDS encoding AAA family ATPase, protein MDTPLENNPENTGEETHKEEITFQNRVDLTELQNSVQQIKVELGKVIVGQKHMIDMLLTALLANGHVLIEGVPGIAKTITAKLLAKTLTVDFGRIQFTPDLMPSDILGTSIFDLKKSEFEFKKGPVFTNMLLIDEINRSPAKTQAALFEVMEEKQITIDGTKYILAPPFIVLATQNPIEQEGTYRLPEAQLDRFLFKIDITYPSLEEEVEIILREHQLKENKKIDQVTPFLSKEDIVKYQKLVNEIIVEPHLIKYIAEIINQTRTNEFLYMGASPRASIAILKSSKAFAAINGRDFVTPEDIKAVAFPVIQHRIIITPEREMEGVTAKQIINQIIQNVEIPR, encoded by the coding sequence ATGGACACACCTTTAGAAAACAATCCAGAAAACACGGGAGAAGAAACCCACAAAGAAGAAATCACTTTTCAGAATAGAGTGGATTTAACGGAATTACAAAATTCGGTTCAACAAATTAAAGTAGAACTGGGCAAGGTAATTGTTGGGCAAAAGCATATGATCGATATGCTTCTCACCGCCTTACTTGCCAATGGCCATGTGCTCATTGAAGGAGTGCCGGGAATTGCCAAGACCATTACCGCTAAACTTTTGGCCAAAACCTTAACCGTAGATTTTGGAAGGATACAGTTTACGCCCGATTTAATGCCTTCGGATATTTTGGGAACTTCCATTTTCGACTTGAAAAAGTCGGAGTTCGAATTTAAAAAAGGGCCTGTTTTTACCAATATGCTACTTATTGATGAAATAAATAGGTCTCCGGCGAAAACGCAAGCAGCTTTGTTTGAGGTAATGGAAGAAAAGCAGATTACCATCGATGGAACTAAGTATATTTTGGCCCCGCCTTTTATAGTGCTCGCCACCCAAAATCCAATCGAACAGGAAGGAACTTACCGCTTGCCAGAAGCGCAATTAGACCGTTTTTTATTTAAAATAGACATTACCTATCCTTCCCTTGAAGAAGAGGTGGAAATTATTTTACGCGAACACCAATTAAAAGAAAACAAAAAAATTGATCAGGTTACACCTTTTCTTTCTAAAGAAGACATTGTAAAGTACCAAAAACTGGTCAACGAGATTATCGTAGAACCTCATCTTATAAAATACATTGCAGAAATCATCAACCAAACCCGAACCAACGAATTTTTATATATGGGTGCTTCGCCAAGGGCTTCCATCGCCATTTTAAAGTCTTCCAAAGCTTTTGCAGCCATAAACGGTCGGGATTTTGTTACCCCCGAAGATATTAAAGCGGTAGCGTTTCCGGTGATTCAACATAGAATCATCATCACCCCTGAAAGGGAAATGGAAGGTGTTACGGCGAAGCAGATAATCAACCAAATCATTCAAAATGTAGAAATACCTAGATAG